A region from the Bactrocera dorsalis isolate Fly_Bdor chromosome 1, ASM2337382v1, whole genome shotgun sequence genome encodes:
- the LOC105231177 gene encoding adult cuticle protein 1, with amino-acid sequence MKFVIAAVCTLALAMGVQSSIIPGLLPGLTQIAGHGLSYTAVSGPLAVPVPISVAHAPAAVIAAASPPIAIASHAAAIAAPSVAVHAPAVAAVAHGGVVAGGAYVAKTRGAVHSAPLPGHIASVANVNVAPAPGTW; translated from the exons ATGAAA TTCGTCATCGCCGCTGTCTGCACTTTGGCTCTCGCCATGGGTGTTCAATCCTCAATCATTCCCGGTCTGCTGCCCGGTCTTACACAAATCGCCGGACACGGTCTCTCCTATACCGCCGTCTCTGGACCATTGGCCGTTCCCGTTCCCATTTCCGTCGCTCACGCTCCAGCTGCTGTAATCGCTGCCGCCTCACCACCAATTGCCATTGCTTCTCATGCTGCTGCTATTGCCGCACCCTCTGTCGCTGTGCATGCACCCGCTGTGGCGGCCGTTGCTCATGGCGGTGTCGTAGCCGGTGGTGCTTATGTTGCCAAGACCCGTGGTGCTGTGCATTCGGCTCCATTGCCCGGACACATCGCCTCAGTGGCCAATGTGAATGTTGCTCCCGCACCAGGCACCTGGTAA